GCCCCCGCCAATCCCCTGCCCTTGCCGCAGCCGCCGCAGGGCCGCGTGGAATTTTCCGACGTCCACTTCTCCTACCCGTCACGGCCGAATAGATCGGCGCTGCATGGGCTCTCCTTCTCCGTGAAGCCGGGGGAGACGGTCGCGATCGTCGGGGCGTCCGGTGCCGGCAAGAGCACCATCTTTTCGCTGCTGCTGCGCTTCTACGATCCGCAAAAAGGCCGCGTTGCCCTGGATGGTGTCGATGCACGCGACGTGCTGCCGGATGCACTGCGCGAACGCATCGCCATCGTTCCTCAGGACACCACCGTCTTTGCCGCCTCCATCCATGACAACATCGCCTTCGGCCGGCCGGGTGCCTCGCGCGACGAAGTGCTCGCCGCCGCGATCGCCGCGCAGGCGGACGAATTCATTTCGCGCCTCGAAATGGGCTATGATACGCAGGTCGGCGAGCGCGGTGTCACCCTTTCAGGCGGCCAGCGCCAGCGCGTCGCCATTGCCCGCGCCATCCTGAAGAATGCGCCAATCCTGCTGCTCGATGAAGCGACCTCCGCTCTCGATGCCGAGAGCGAGACGCTCGTTCAGAAGGCGCTGGAGGGCTTGATGGAGGCACGCACGACCCTGGTCATCGCCCATCGCCTGGCGACCGTGCTCAAGGCCGACCGCATTCTGGTGCTGGACCAGGGCCGCATTGTCGAGGAAGGCACCCATCAGAGCCTGATCCGCCACGGCGGTATTTATGCGAAGCTCGCGCGCCTGCAATTCGATGCCGGCATCGAAGAACATATGCTCATCGCGAAATAGCGATAACCGGGCAAGTCGCGTCAAATACAACCTTGTGGAAATAGTTTTAAAGTTGAGCTAGATTTTCGGCGTTATCCCGCGCTGACGCGATTCTAGGAGACGAGAACCATGTATAAATTTGAAGTCTACAAGGACAAGGCTGGCGAGTTTCGCTTTCGCTTCAAGGCCTCGAACGGCGAAACCATGTTCGGTTCGGAAGGCTATAAGGCGAAGGCCTCGGCCCTGCATGCCATCGAATCGATCAAGGCTCACGTCGGCGGCGCCGTCATCGACGACCAGACGACCGCAACCGCATAATTCTCGCG
The Rhizobium sp. 11515TR DNA segment above includes these coding regions:
- a CDS encoding YegP family protein: MYKFEVYKDKAGEFRFRFKASNGETMFGSEGYKAKASALHAIESIKAHVGGAVIDDQTTATA